The DNA region GATTTTGATATCCATTATGACCATTTTTTGCCCAATCTGTCCAAGTAAAATTGGCGGTTTGAGAAAACACTGTTGTAGATAATAAAATAAACAACAGTGTTAGTGTATTAAATTTTGTTTTATTCAAAATGTGCGTTGTATTCGTTTACAATTTTTAAAATACCTAAAACGCGATATCCTTTTTCTTTGCTTTTTATTTTTTTAGCTAATTCTGGAAAATCACTCACGTATTTACTCATTACATTTTTAAAGCTAAACAATACCTTTGGCGAAGCAAATTTTAGGTAATCATCACCATCTTTTACTGCTAACACTTCTGTTTGAATTTTGGTACCATCAAAGTCTAAAATAATCTCTTTGTTGCCATCTTTTTTAAGTGTCATTTCTGCACCTTTATCATCTTCTACTCTTATGTAATAATCAAAAAGACTAATTTTTCCTTCTACTGTTCTTAATAAAAAGACTTTTGTATTTCCGCTTAAACCTTCGTAAGGATGTGTTTCGTAATAATCTTCTCCAATTTTATAGGCTTTTAAATCTTTTGGATCATAAACTACTGGTTTATCTTCTAATGTTTTAAAGAATTTCACTTTACGTTGACTTTTAATTTTTAAGAATCTTTTTAAGTAACCTTCTATCTTTTCTCCTTTATTAGTGATTATGTAACCTGGCAACTTTTCTGATCTGTCTTCCCAATTATCATCAAAATCTTGAGCATAAGTTAATCCAGAAATTAGTAATGCAAATGCTAGTAATAGTTGTTTCATTTTTTTAATTATTTATTAATTGTTATTATTTTTTGATATACTTTTCAAAAGCTGTACCAAAGCTTCAAAAGTAAGTAAACTACTGATATTGTAGTGTTAAAATTTATAAATCTTCCCAGAAGAGTGATCTTTACTTGCTCCTGTAACAGATGCTAAACAGTTATTTTCTTCTCTTAATTTTAAAACACCTAAAAAACCAAAGATTAATGCTTCTTTAAACTCTATTAATTCAGCAGATGGAATAACGATTTTAGCATTGGTTAAAGCTTTAATTCTTTCAACTAAAAAATCATTATACGTTCCGCCACCAGTTAGCAAAACAGATGCATTATCTTTTTGGTTAATCACTTTTGCTATTTGTTGCGCCACATGATGGGTCATAGTGTGCAAAATATCTTTTACTTCTAATTTGTAGTTATCTATTAATGGGAAAATTTGCTGTTCTACCCATTCCAATCCTAAGGATTTTGGATATGATTTTTTATAGAAATTTAAAGCATTTAATTGCTCTAATAATTGTTGATTTATTTTTCCTTGTGAAGCTATATATCCCTTATCGTCATAGTCAATCCCTAATTGTTGTACGTATTTATTAAGCACAATATTTACTGGACAAATATCGAAAGCGATGCGCTGCTTATTAATTAGGGTAGACACGTTTGCAAATCCGCCAAGATTAATACAATAATCATACGCCGAAAATAAAAGCTGATCACCAATTGGTACTAATGGCGCGCCTTGACCACCAAAATGTACATCTTGTACTCTAAAATCACATACAACAGTTTGTTTTAATTGTTCTGCCAATACAGGTAAATTTCCGATTTGATACGTTAATTTTTGTTCTGGTTGGTGTAATGCGGTATGACCATGAGAGCAAACAGCATCAAGGTGATTTATGTTGTTTTTTTTAATGAAAGTCGTAATAACTTCAGCTAAATAATTGGTGTAATCAACATCTATTTGCTGTAAATCTTCTTTTGATTTTTGAGTTAAGTTTTTTAGTTGTCTGAGCCAATCTTCAGAATAAGAAATTGTAGTCGAATTTAAAATTTGAAATTGCCAAGTTTCATTTTTAGTGAAATGGATTTCTGCTAAATCAATTCCGTCTAAAGATGTCCCAGACATCACACCAACAACTTTGTAATTATCTTTTATCATATAATGTAAAAATAACTATAACGATTGAAAAAATGCTAATAAAGAGTTATCTTTGAGAACATTTTTTATTGAATTAACAATTTTATATACCACTATGGATTTTAATCTTACTGAAGAACATTTAATGATACGCGACGCTGCTCGTGATTTTGCTAGAACCGAATTATTACCAGGCGTTATAGAACGTGACGACAAGCAACAATTTCCGCAAGAATTAGTCAAAAAAATGGGTGATCTTGGATTTATGGGAATTATGGTTGATCCTAAATACGGCGGAAGTGGTATGGATACGATTTCTTACGTATTAATTATGGAAGAATTATCTAAAATAGACGCATCTGCTTCTGTAATGGTATCTGTAAATAACTCTTTAGTTTGTTACGGTCTTGAAGCTTTTGGAACAGAAGAGCAAAAACAAAAATACCTTACTAAACTTGCAACTGGTGAGCAAATTGGTGCATTTTGTTTAAGTGAACCAGAAGCTGGTAGTGATGCAACATCGCAAACAACTACTGCAATAGACAAAGGTGACCATTATGTAATTAATGGAACAAAAAACTGGATTACCAATGGTGGTCGTTCTGATGTTTATTTAGTAATTGCACAAACAGACAGAGAAAAAGGACACAGAGGAATCAATGCTTTTATAGTTGAAAAAGGTATGGAAGGTTTTGATATTGGTCCTAAAGAAGATAAATTAGGAATTAGAGGAAGTGATACACATACGCTTCAATTTAACGATGTTAAAGTACCAAAAGAAAACAGAATTGGTGAAGACGGATTTGGATTTAAATTCGCAATGAAAACACTTTCTGGTGGACGTATTGGTATTGCTGCACAAGCTTTAGGTATTGCTTCTGGAGCTTACGAGTTAGCTTTAAAATATAGTAAAGAGCGTAAAGCTTTTGGTACCGTAATTTGTAACCACCAAGCTATTGCTTTTAAACTTGCAGATATGTATACAGAAATTGAAGCTGCACGTATGCTAGTAATGAAAGCTGCTTGGGATAAAGACCAAGGTAACAATTACGATATGTCTAGCGCTATGGCAAAATTATACGCTAGTAAAGTAGCTATGGAACAAACTGTTGAAGCTGTACAAATACACGGTGGAAATGGTTTTGTAAAAGAATACCATGTAGAGCGTTTAATGCGTGATGCAAAAATCACTCAAATTTATGAAGGTACTTCTGAAATCCAAAAGATTGTAATTTCTAGAGGTGTTATTAAAGGATAACATTTTAATTATATAAAATTGAAAAGGCTTCACATGAAATGTTGAAGCCTTTTTTTATGAGTTTAATTCGTCTAAAACCAACCTAATTTCACCATAACTATATTTATCATCTAGTTGATGTTTTAAATCTGAAAGTGTATCGAATGTATGATTTGGGATTAGTTCTTTTAACTCTTGATAATGTGCTTTTGGCATTAAATCGCAAATTTTAATTTCACCTGATTTAATAAATTTAGACAAATGACCAAATATTGTGTTTTCATTTAATTCTCTGATATGAGCAATTTCTTCTATCGTTTTTCCGTCTTTAAAAAGTGCTAACGACTCTTTTTGTGTGTCGCCTTTTTTCCGTTTTGGCTTTTCTTCTTCTACAAATTCAATTTGAGTATCATCTGAACTATCAATATCATTCTCTTCACAATACTCTCTAATTACAGTTAAAATATCGTTTCCATACTTTTCAACTCGCACTTTACCAAAACCATTGACTTGTAATAATTCTTTTTTGGTCGTAGGTAAAGTTTCGCACATCTCATAAAGT from Mesoflavibacter profundi includes:
- a CDS encoding acyl-CoA dehydrogenase, with product MDFNLTEEHLMIRDAARDFARTELLPGVIERDDKQQFPQELVKKMGDLGFMGIMVDPKYGGSGMDTISYVLIMEELSKIDASASVMVSVNNSLVCYGLEAFGTEEQKQKYLTKLATGEQIGAFCLSEPEAGSDATSQTTTAIDKGDHYVINGTKNWITNGGRSDVYLVIAQTDREKGHRGINAFIVEKGMEGFDIGPKEDKLGIRGSDTHTLQFNDVKVPKENRIGEDGFGFKFAMKTLSGGRIGIAAQALGIASGAYELALKYSKERKAFGTVICNHQAIAFKLADMYTEIEAARMLVMKAAWDKDQGNNYDMSSAMAKLYASKVAMEQTVEAVQIHGGNGFVKEYHVERLMRDAKITQIYEGTSEIQKIVISRGVIKG
- a CDS encoding anhydro-N-acetylmuramic acid kinase; the encoded protein is MIKDNYKVVGVMSGTSLDGIDLAEIHFTKNETWQFQILNSTTISYSEDWLRQLKNLTQKSKEDLQQIDVDYTNYLAEVITTFIKKNNINHLDAVCSHGHTALHQPEQKLTYQIGNLPVLAEQLKQTVVCDFRVQDVHFGGQGAPLVPIGDQLLFSAYDYCINLGGFANVSTLINKQRIAFDICPVNIVLNKYVQQLGIDYDDKGYIASQGKINQQLLEQLNALNFYKKSYPKSLGLEWVEQQIFPLIDNYKLEVKDILHTMTHHVAQQIAKVINQKDNASVLLTGGGTYNDFLVERIKALTNAKIVIPSAELIEFKEALIFGFLGVLKLREENNCLASVTGASKDHSSGKIYKF